A genomic stretch from Anaerococcus mediterraneensis includes:
- a CDS encoding class B sortase, whose product MKKLKTLLNIIIIILGIFFAYQVFSYIKTQQKEKESIQVYKEIKTSSEIRDKETGQKDYQSPIDFENLRKINPEIFAWIKSDEGRIDYPLLVTADNEKYLHTLANGEKNLMGAVFMDYRNKSLDDDFILIYAHTTNNGTMFGSLNEFKKDPEKTGFSFYTEKNEFRTRAIAAAIISGDTEIDPRAYKDYKEKEKFYDFVEKNAVYKTDYDLKETDKIINLITCTYEKQNSRLIVVTVVE is encoded by the coding sequence ATGAAAAAACTTAAAACATTATTAAACATCATAATAATAATCCTAGGCATATTTTTTGCCTACCAAGTTTTTTCATATATAAAAACCCAACAAAAAGAAAAAGAATCGATCCAAGTCTATAAAGAAATAAAAACCTCATCTGAGATAAGGGACAAAGAGACGGGCCAAAAAGACTACCAAAGTCCAATCGACTTTGAAAATCTTAGAAAAATAAACCCAGAAATCTTTGCCTGGATAAAATCAGATGAGGGAAGGATCGATTATCCCCTACTAGTCACAGCCGATAATGAAAAATACCTACATACCCTAGCAAATGGAGAAAAAAACCTCATGGGAGCAGTCTTTATGGACTATAGAAATAAGTCCCTAGACGATGATTTTATCCTAATCTACGCCCACACAACAAACAATGGCACAATGTTTGGCAGCCTAAACGAATTTAAAAAAGACCCAGAAAAAACTGGTTTTAGCTTCTACACAGAAAAAAACGAATTTAGGACAAGGGCCATAGCAGCAGCCATCATATCAGGCGATACAGAAATAGACCCAAGAGCCTACAAAGACTACAAAGAAAAAGAAAAATTCTACGACTTTGTAGAAAAAAACGCAGTCTACAAAACAGACTACGACCTAAAAGAAACCGATAAAATCATAAACCTAATAACCTGCACCTACGAAAAACAAAACTCCAGACTCATCGTGGTGACTGTTGTGGAATAA